From Achromobacter spanius, a single genomic window includes:
- a CDS encoding MFS transporter → MRGNPDARQGAIALHGFYFLYYGLQGVSIPFLPLWFASRGLDPALIGLIVATSFLPKIVSTPIVAHVADQTGRAHALIASALAASLVLFVCYPFSQSSAWLLAITLLLNAVFPAVLPLMDRMAIASGRGQGNSYTVMRACGSLGFATVTVAGGYLIKTFDTDWVMWLSILLIMACLACVRLLPRAARPAANETPADRTRLPMRDVLRDRPLLLCIAAASLVQASNGFLYSYSTLHWTANGLSTAMISLLWVVGVASEVLFFFLAPRILARTGAQWLILASAVMTAIRWTGLSATTDPSVIAGLQLLQCFTLAGNNAAIMWYITRHVPAACKTSAIALYALLSGGVFMFASIQIGGALYRAYAPGGFLVMAICAAGAVPLVMYAEKVRRRQVA, encoded by the coding sequence ATGCGCGGCAATCCCGACGCCAGGCAAGGCGCCATCGCGTTACACGGGTTCTATTTCCTGTACTACGGCTTGCAAGGCGTCAGCATCCCGTTCTTGCCTTTGTGGTTCGCCAGCCGGGGACTGGACCCGGCGCTGATCGGGCTGATCGTCGCGACGTCGTTTCTGCCAAAGATCGTGTCGACGCCGATCGTGGCGCACGTGGCGGACCAGACGGGCCGGGCTCACGCGCTAATTGCATCAGCGCTGGCGGCGTCGCTGGTGCTTTTCGTGTGCTATCCGTTCAGCCAGAGTTCAGCTTGGCTGCTGGCGATCACGCTGCTGCTGAACGCGGTGTTCCCGGCAGTGCTGCCGCTGATGGACCGAATGGCCATCGCAAGCGGGCGTGGACAAGGCAATTCCTACACGGTGATGCGCGCGTGCGGGTCGCTGGGATTTGCCACGGTGACGGTGGCGGGCGGCTATCTGATCAAGACGTTCGACACGGACTGGGTGATGTGGCTGTCGATCCTGCTGATCATGGCGTGCCTGGCGTGCGTGCGCCTGCTGCCTCGGGCGGCACGGCCCGCGGCCAACGAAACCCCGGCCGATCGCACGCGCCTGCCAATGCGCGACGTCTTGCGGGATCGTCCGCTTCTCTTGTGCATCGCGGCGGCTTCGCTGGTGCAGGCGAGCAATGGCTTCCTGTATTCCTATTCGACGCTGCACTGGACCGCGAACGGGTTGTCGACGGCGATGATTTCGCTGTTGTGGGTGGTGGGTGTGGCGAGCGAGGTTTTGTTCTTTTTTCTGGCGCCTCGCATTTTGGCTCGCACGGGTGCGCAGTGGCTGATTCTGGCTTCGGCCGTCATGACCGCCATTCGCTGGACGGGACTGTCCGCCACCACGGATCCTTCGGTTATCGCAGGCCTGCAACTACTGCAATGCTTCACCTTGGCGGGCAATAACGCCGCGATCATGTGGTACATCACCCGCCACGTTCCGGCAGCCTGCAAGACGTCCGCGATAGCGTTGTATGCGTTGCTGTCGGGCGGCGTGTTCATGTTCGCCAGCATTCAGATTGGAGGCGCTTTGTACCGGGCCTATGCACCTGGCGGATTCTTGGTCATGGCGATATGCGCGGCCGGAGCAGTGCCGCTGGTGATGTACGCGGAGAAGGTCAGACGGCGGCAGGTCGCGTGA
- a CDS encoding PhzF family phenazine biosynthesis protein produces MTDLHPNQPPAQPPAGQAALLRVFVDSSQPLQGGNPVPLVLDARGMSASDMQALAAHHGHESSFVVPADRDDHLCQLRFFVPGHEMEMCGHATVGTLWALRQWERWSTPRARVQTLSGSVDIEWDNAGNRAWVSQPAVATSALTPAQCRAIAAVLRIDPDLPGLHMINASTSRVKTLVRMPSVADLDALAPDFDAMRDICEAIGSTGLYPYALSADGASARQFPKASGYPEDAATGIAAAALWGYLNETGSVPADGVYTVRQGVAMGSPSAIQLRRRADAPGCWLSGETQWMR; encoded by the coding sequence TTGACTGACCTTCACCCCAACCAGCCCCCCGCCCAGCCTCCCGCCGGCCAGGCGGCCCTGCTGCGCGTATTCGTCGATTCGTCCCAGCCCCTGCAAGGCGGAAACCCGGTGCCGCTCGTGCTTGACGCGCGCGGCATGTCGGCCAGCGACATGCAAGCCCTGGCCGCGCATCACGGCCACGAGTCGTCCTTCGTGGTGCCGGCCGACCGCGATGACCACCTGTGCCAACTGCGATTTTTCGTGCCCGGCCACGAAATGGAGATGTGCGGCCACGCAACGGTGGGCACGCTCTGGGCCCTGCGGCAGTGGGAACGCTGGAGCACGCCGCGCGCACGGGTTCAGACCCTGAGCGGCAGCGTGGACATCGAGTGGGACAACGCCGGCAATCGCGCCTGGGTGTCGCAACCTGCCGTTGCCACCTCGGCGCTCACGCCAGCGCAATGCCGCGCGATCGCCGCCGTGCTGCGCATCGACCCCGATCTGCCCGGCCTGCACATGATCAATGCCAGCACAAGCCGCGTAAAGACGTTGGTGCGGATGCCAAGCGTGGCCGACCTGGATGCCTTGGCGCCGGACTTCGATGCCATGCGGGACATCTGCGAAGCCATCGGCTCGACCGGCCTCTATCCCTATGCGCTGAGCGCGGACGGCGCCAGCGCGCGGCAATTTCCCAAGGCGTCCGGCTACCCCGAGGATGCCGCCACCGGCATTGCGGCCGCGGCCTTGTGGGGCTACCTGAACGAGACGGGCAGCGTGCCGGCGGACGGGGTATACACGGTCCGCCAGGGCGTGGCCATGGGCTCGCCGTCGGCCATCCAGTTGCGCCGGCGCGCAGATGCCCCCGGGTGTTGGTTGAGCGGCGAAACGCAATGGATGCGGTAA
- a CDS encoding YbdD/YjiX family protein, with the protein MLFSNMTSAAGAAGRYLGQTLRLMVGVPDYETYVEHMRRTHPEQEPMSYEDFFRERQEARYGGKKRIGCC; encoded by the coding sequence ATGCTGTTCAGCAATATGACTTCAGCGGCCGGCGCCGCCGGCCGGTATCTGGGGCAGACGCTCCGGTTGATGGTGGGCGTGCCGGATTACGAGACGTATGTCGAGCATATGCGGCGCACGCATCCTGAGCAGGAGCCGATGAGCTATGAGGATTTCTTCCGGGAGCGTCAGGAGGCGCGATACGGGGGGAAGAAGCGGATTGGGTGCTGCTGA
- a CDS encoding ABC transporter ATP-binding protein: protein MNTAFPQAPATGAPDSPILDVRNLKVRLPGSGDRRYAVDDVSFTVRAREIVCIVGESGSGKSVTSSAIMGLLPKGTLTLESGQIALSGRDITHAGRDTLQKLRGNRMAMIFQEPMTALNPLMRVGDQIAEVFEFHAKTLGREAVAGRVLALLSDVRLPHPEKLQHAYPHQLSGGQRQRVMIAMALAMEPGLIIADEPTTALDVTSQAQVLRLLNDLRGRHDNGVLFITHDFDVVAEIADRVVVMQAGRIVEQGTAADVLERPRHPYTQRLLAARPRGDFRAKPLAPADLPALEVRDLTLRFETRSLFKSRRRRVDALGGVSLQLARGETLGIVGESGSGKTTLGRCLARFAAPTSGEIFIDGQAVGRLSGPQARAYRKRVQMVFQDPFRSFNPRRRIGRTLAEGPLNFGAQPAQVHARMIEMLELVSMDPGALDRFPHEFSGGQRQRLSIARALMMEPEILIADEAVSALDVSVQAQILDLLESIRERLGVSMIFITHDLRVAARLCHRIAVMQRGKVVEIGAARDVFLQPSSDYTRELIASIPGHAPAEGGAGKAMFESGVGAVP, encoded by the coding sequence ATGAACACAGCATTCCCCCAGGCCCCGGCGACCGGCGCGCCCGACTCCCCCATCCTGGACGTGCGCAACCTGAAGGTGCGTCTGCCCGGCAGCGGCGATCGCCGATATGCCGTGGACGACGTGTCGTTCACCGTCCGCGCGCGCGAAATCGTCTGCATCGTAGGCGAATCCGGGTCCGGCAAGTCGGTGACGTCCAGCGCCATCATGGGCCTGTTGCCCAAAGGGACACTCACGCTGGAAAGCGGCCAGATTGCGCTGTCGGGCCGCGACATCACCCACGCCGGCCGGGACACGCTGCAAAAGCTGCGGGGCAACCGGATGGCAATGATCTTCCAGGAGCCGATGACGGCGCTCAATCCGCTCATGCGCGTGGGCGACCAGATCGCGGAGGTGTTCGAGTTCCACGCGAAGACGCTCGGGCGCGAGGCGGTGGCCGGCCGCGTCCTGGCCCTGCTGTCTGATGTGCGCCTGCCCCATCCAGAAAAGCTGCAGCACGCCTACCCGCACCAGCTGTCGGGCGGTCAGCGCCAACGCGTGATGATCGCCATGGCGCTGGCGATGGAGCCGGGCTTGATCATCGCGGACGAGCCGACTACCGCGCTGGACGTGACGTCGCAGGCGCAGGTCTTGCGGCTGCTCAACGACCTGCGGGGCCGCCACGACAACGGCGTCCTGTTCATCACCCACGACTTCGACGTCGTCGCGGAGATTGCCGACCGCGTCGTCGTGATGCAGGCGGGGCGTATCGTCGAACAGGGCACTGCCGCCGATGTGCTGGAGCGCCCCCGCCACCCTTACACGCAGCGCCTGCTGGCAGCGCGCCCGCGCGGCGATTTCCGCGCCAAGCCCCTGGCGCCGGCAGACCTGCCAGCACTGGAGGTGCGCGACCTGACCTTGCGCTTTGAAACCCGGTCCCTGTTCAAATCCCGGCGCCGCCGCGTCGATGCGCTGGGCGGCGTGTCGTTGCAGTTGGCGCGGGGCGAGACGCTGGGCATCGTGGGCGAGTCTGGCTCGGGAAAGACCACATTGGGCCGGTGCCTGGCGCGCTTTGCCGCGCCGACGTCTGGCGAGATTTTCATCGATGGGCAAGCGGTCGGCAGGCTGTCCGGACCGCAGGCGCGTGCTTACCGAAAACGCGTGCAGATGGTGTTCCAGGACCCCTTCCGCTCGTTCAACCCGCGCCGCAGAATCGGCCGCACGCTGGCGGAGGGCCCTTTGAACTTTGGGGCGCAACCCGCGCAGGTTCACGCCCGCATGATCGAGATGCTGGAACTCGTCAGCATGGATCCGGGCGCGCTGGACCGGTTTCCGCATGAGTTCTCGGGCGGACAGCGCCAGCGCCTGTCAATCGCACGCGCACTGATGATGGAGCCGGAAATCCTGATTGCCGACGAAGCGGTCTCCGCGCTGGATGTTTCCGTGCAGGCGCAGATCCTGGACCTGCTGGAATCGATCAGGGAGCGGTTGGGCGTGAGCATGATCTTCATCACGCACGACCTGCGCGTTGCGGCGCGGTTGTGCCATCGCATCGCTGTCATGCAGCGCGGCAAGGTGGTGGAGATCGGCGCGGCGCGCGACGTGTTTCTGCAGCCATCCAGCGACTACACCCGGGAACTGATCGCTTCCATTCCGGGCCATGCGCCGGCCGAGGGCGGCGCGGGCAAGGCAATGTTCGAATCCGGCGTGGGCGCCGTCCCCTGA
- a CDS encoding Dps family protein, whose protein sequence is MAKKLNEKTTKALKDRRKAPLATPTDLASDATRDISAALNQILADVFALYLKTKNFHWHVSGPHFRDYHLLLDEQGDQLFAMTDPIAERIRKIGGTTLRSIGHISRSQRIADNDADYVQPLDMLAELREDNKVLAASLREAHNVTDEHRDIASSSLIENWIDETERRTWFLFEASRQGDSTGH, encoded by the coding sequence ATGGCCAAGAAACTGAATGAGAAGACCACCAAGGCGCTGAAGGACCGCCGCAAGGCGCCGCTGGCGACGCCCACCGATCTGGCGTCGGACGCCACCCGCGACATCTCCGCGGCGCTGAACCAGATACTGGCCGACGTGTTTGCGCTGTATCTGAAGACCAAGAATTTTCATTGGCACGTCAGCGGTCCCCACTTTCGCGACTACCACCTGCTGCTCGACGAACAGGGCGATCAGCTCTTTGCCATGACGGATCCCATCGCCGAACGCATCCGCAAGATTGGCGGCACCACGTTGCGGTCCATCGGGCATATCTCGCGGTCGCAGCGCATTGCCGACAACGACGCCGACTACGTGCAGCCGCTGGACATGCTGGCCGAACTGCGCGAAGACAACAAGGTGCTGGCCGCGTCGCTGCGTGAAGCCCACAACGTGACCGACGAGCATCGCGATATCGCCAGTTCCAGTCTCATTGAAAACTGGATCGACGAGACCGAGCGGCGCACGTGGTTCCTGTTCGAAGCCAGCCGTCAGGGCGACTCGACGGGGCATTGA
- a CDS encoding AraC family transcriptional regulator, translating into MSRSVPLSSKQDLIAQTGFALAASRQPRYAFHWHEHDCAMLLWPRAGALDSAWRDEAGARRRCRLVRGQALLLPSHVEHSTRAESISQQHGELYLAPELLRACRAGGVLQLDGAAQAMLDALWKPALSAAALPMLVAALITQLDATHRIHGQVGAPQAPLPLARQWLDLLRERLEEGQPLPAIADSASVLGATTRTLQRACMETYGQSPISLRRMVLAQAARQRLAMGEPAARVSAELGFSSSGHLGRLLRAVDPSSETGIATQA; encoded by the coding sequence ATGTCGCGTTCCGTCCCGCTTTCCTCCAAACAGGACCTCATCGCCCAGACAGGTTTCGCCCTGGCGGCCAGCCGGCAGCCGCGCTACGCCTTTCATTGGCACGAGCACGACTGCGCCATGCTGCTTTGGCCCCGGGCCGGTGCGCTGGATAGCGCCTGGCGGGACGAGGCCGGCGCGCGCCGACGCTGCCGGCTGGTCCGTGGCCAGGCGTTGTTGCTGCCGTCGCATGTCGAGCACAGCACGCGCGCCGAAAGCATCTCGCAACAGCACGGCGAACTGTATCTGGCCCCCGAACTGCTGCGGGCCTGCCGGGCGGGGGGCGTGCTGCAGCTGGATGGCGCGGCGCAGGCCATGCTGGACGCGCTCTGGAAGCCTGCGTTGTCGGCCGCGGCGCTGCCCATGCTGGTGGCGGCGTTGATTACCCAGCTCGACGCGACGCACCGGATTCACGGGCAGGTCGGTGCGCCGCAGGCGCCGCTGCCGTTGGCGCGCCAATGGTTGGACCTCTTGCGGGAGCGACTGGAAGAAGGGCAGCCGCTGCCGGCGATCGCGGATTCGGCCAGTGTGCTCGGCGCCACTACCCGCACGCTGCAGCGCGCCTGCATGGAAACCTATGGCCAGTCGCCCATCTCGTTACGACGCATGGTCCTGGCACAGGCTGCGCGTCAGCGGCTCGCCATGGGCGAGCCGGCGGCAAGAGTCAGCGCCGAACTGGGGTTTTCCAGCAGCGGACACCTGGGCCGGCTGCTGCGCGCGGTCGATCCCTCGTCAGAAACCGGCATCGCCACACAAGCCTGA
- a CDS encoding ABC transporter substrate-binding protein, whose amino-acid sequence MKFTLPGLGRLCAPAVLAPTLVCAIGIAPVSALHAETTAKIVMQAPLRVVDPILTNAYITRNHGYMVFDTLFALDADGKPQPEMVESWQESADRLTVTLTLRKGLTFHDGTPVTGEDVVASLKRWGQRDVLGLRLMAATRSLESPDASTVVFHLKQPFGMLIEALAKPASPVPFIMPSRIAAVPVSQPITEVIGSGPYKFVAADFQPGVKATYVKFTGYVPRKEPASGFAGGKVAVADRIELVSISDSQTAVNALRRGEIDFVEDVPPDLLPQLKDAKNVALKSYGDSTNIFTMRMNWLQPPFDNPKVRRAVLAAVYQGDYLAAQIGDDTMYRLCGAVLSCNSPYASEDGATQTKEPDLAHAKALLKESGYDGSKVVILHPTDLPVLSSLASVTAQALKTIGMNVEIQSMDWATLLSRYSKKDPVAQGGWSIFQTGFTSLDLMNPLTNPNLDGRGEAGYIGWTKSDEMERLRDQFAETGDAARRKEIALAIQKLNYEQVFFIPLGTYSKVKGYNPAKLGRMTDAQIPLFW is encoded by the coding sequence ATGAAATTCACGCTTCCCGGACTGGGTCGCCTTTGCGCGCCCGCCGTTCTTGCTCCCACCCTTGTCTGCGCCATCGGAATCGCGCCTGTCAGCGCGCTGCACGCCGAGACCACCGCCAAAATCGTCATGCAGGCGCCGCTACGCGTCGTCGATCCCATCCTGACGAATGCCTACATCACCCGCAACCACGGCTACATGGTGTTCGACACGCTGTTTGCGCTGGATGCCGACGGCAAGCCCCAGCCCGAAATGGTCGAAAGCTGGCAGGAGAGCGCGGACCGGCTCACCGTCACCCTGACGCTGCGCAAAGGCCTGACGTTCCATGACGGCACGCCGGTAACGGGCGAAGACGTCGTCGCTTCGCTCAAGCGCTGGGGCCAGCGTGACGTCCTGGGCCTGCGCCTGATGGCCGCGACCCGCAGCCTGGAAAGCCCCGACGCCAGCACGGTGGTGTTCCACCTGAAGCAGCCGTTCGGCATGCTGATCGAAGCGCTGGCCAAACCGGCCTCGCCCGTGCCCTTCATCATGCCCAGCCGCATCGCGGCGGTGCCGGTGTCTCAGCCGATCACCGAGGTGATCGGTTCGGGTCCGTACAAATTCGTGGCGGCGGACTTCCAGCCCGGCGTGAAGGCGACGTACGTGAAGTTCACCGGCTATGTGCCGCGCAAGGAACCCGCCAGCGGCTTTGCCGGCGGCAAGGTCGCCGTCGCGGACCGGATCGAGCTGGTCAGCATTTCGGACTCGCAGACTGCCGTGAACGCCTTGCGGCGCGGCGAGATCGACTTTGTGGAAGACGTACCGCCGGACCTGTTGCCGCAGCTCAAGGACGCCAAGAACGTGGCGCTCAAATCCTATGGCGACAGCACCAACATCTTCACGATGCGCATGAACTGGCTGCAGCCGCCCTTTGACAATCCCAAGGTGCGCCGTGCCGTGCTGGCCGCGGTCTACCAGGGCGATTACCTGGCCGCGCAGATCGGCGACGACACCATGTACCGCCTGTGCGGCGCGGTGTTGAGCTGCAACTCTCCGTACGCCTCCGAAGACGGCGCCACCCAGACGAAGGAGCCCGATCTGGCGCACGCGAAGGCGCTGCTCAAGGAAAGCGGCTATGACGGCAGCAAGGTGGTGATCCTGCACCCGACCGATCTGCCCGTGCTTTCCAGCCTGGCGTCCGTGACCGCGCAGGCGCTCAAGACGATCGGCATGAATGTCGAGATCCAGTCCATGGACTGGGCCACCCTGCTGTCCCGCTATTCGAAGAAGGATCCGGTGGCGCAAGGCGGTTGGAGCATCTTCCAGACGGGCTTTACCAGCCTGGACCTGATGAACCCGCTGACCAATCCCAACCTGGATGGGCGCGGCGAGGCCGGCTACATCGGCTGGACCAAGAGCGACGAGATGGAGCGCCTGCGCGACCAGTTCGCCGAGACCGGCGATGCGGCCCGACGGAAGGAAATTGCCCTTGCCATCCAGAAGCTCAATTACGAGCAGGTGTTCTTCATCCCGCTGGGCACGTACTCCAAGGTGAAGGGATACAACCCCGCCAAACTGGGGCGCATGACGGACGCGCAGATTCCCCTCTTCTGGTAG
- a CDS encoding ABC transporter permease yields the protein MPPTLPATLLPAAPPSRLRQAITALIHDPVMLGSLLLLLLLVALTVGAPWLTSHDPGTLAPRARLQPSSDVYWLGTDSLGRDLLSRVLYGGRLSITLAALVSAIAIAAGLVIGLAAGYVRRLDAPVMRLMDGIMAIPGLLLAVAMVALGGANIVTMVIAISIPEIPRVARLVRGVVLSVREEPYVEASLGSGTPALKVLWWHILPSTINPLVVQATFVCAAAILTEAVLGFLGLGFPPEIPSLGSIIAEGRPFFQRAPWIVLYPGVFLALLILAVNMFGDALRDRLDPRLSRKSKG from the coding sequence ATGCCCCCCACTCTTCCCGCCACCCTCCTGCCCGCCGCACCGCCATCGCGGCTGCGTCAGGCCATCACCGCCCTGATCCACGACCCTGTGATGCTCGGCTCTTTGCTGCTGCTCCTGCTGCTGGTGGCGCTGACCGTGGGCGCGCCGTGGCTCACTTCCCACGACCCCGGCACGCTCGCGCCGCGCGCGCGGCTGCAGCCCTCTTCCGATGTGTATTGGCTGGGCACCGATTCTCTCGGCCGCGACCTGCTGTCCCGCGTGCTCTACGGCGGCCGCCTGTCGATCACGCTTGCAGCGCTGGTCAGCGCCATTGCCATCGCGGCAGGCCTGGTCATCGGACTGGCCGCCGGGTATGTCCGCCGGCTCGACGCCCCCGTGATGCGATTGATGGACGGCATCATGGCGATCCCCGGCCTGCTCCTGGCGGTGGCGATGGTCGCGCTGGGCGGCGCCAACATCGTGACCATGGTCATCGCCATTTCGATTCCCGAGATTCCCCGCGTGGCGCGGCTGGTGCGCGGCGTCGTGCTGTCGGTGCGCGAGGAACCCTATGTCGAGGCGTCGCTCGGTTCCGGCACGCCGGCCCTGAAGGTGTTGTGGTGGCACATTCTGCCCAGCACGATCAACCCGCTGGTGGTGCAAGCCACCTTCGTCTGCGCAGCGGCCATCCTGACCGAAGCCGTGCTGGGTTTTCTGGGACTGGGCTTTCCGCCAGAGATCCCCAGCCTGGGAAGCATCATCGCCGAGGGACGCCCATTCTTCCAGCGCGCGCCCTGGATCGTGCTGTATCCGGGCGTGTTCCTGGCCCTGCTGATCCTTGCCGTGAACATGTTCGGCGACGCCTTGCGCGACCGCCTGGATCCCCGACTCTCCCGCAAATCGAAGGGCTGA
- a CDS encoding ABC transporter permease — protein sequence MIELIIKRLLAAIPVMLIVATVVFLLLRMAPGDPARVIAGDMASEESIAQIRTEMGLDQSLGTQYLRWMGALVQGDLGRSIQSRQPVTALITARLGPTFSLAACAILLTIATAIPLGVLAAWRHRGLADRGIMAGAVLAFSMPAFVVAYLLILVFSVHLDWLPVQGYSPLDEGIGRYAQHLLLPTVTLAMVFVALITRITRASLLDVLGEDFVRTARAKGVTERFVLFRHALRNAAIPIVTIVGVALTTLISGVVVTETIFNIAGVGRLIVDSVLARDYPVVQGTILFFSFIYVFVNLLIDMAYVVLDPRIRY from the coding sequence ATGATTGAACTCATCATCAAACGCCTGCTGGCGGCGATCCCCGTCATGCTCATCGTCGCCACGGTGGTGTTCCTGCTGCTGCGCATGGCGCCCGGCGATCCCGCGCGGGTCATCGCCGGCGACATGGCCAGCGAGGAATCCATCGCCCAGATCCGGACGGAGATGGGCCTGGACCAATCGCTGGGCACGCAATACCTGCGCTGGATGGGCGCGCTTGTTCAGGGCGACCTGGGCCGCTCCATCCAATCGCGGCAGCCCGTGACCGCGCTGATCACGGCGCGGCTGGGCCCGACGTTCTCGTTGGCGGCGTGCGCGATTCTGCTGACCATTGCCACGGCGATTCCGCTGGGCGTGCTGGCGGCGTGGCGCCACCGGGGCCTGGCGGACCGCGGAATCATGGCCGGCGCCGTGCTGGCGTTTTCAATGCCCGCATTCGTCGTGGCGTATCTGTTGATTCTGGTGTTCTCGGTCCACCTGGACTGGCTGCCGGTGCAGGGGTACTCGCCGCTCGACGAAGGCATCGGCCGGTATGCCCAGCACCTGTTGCTGCCGACCGTGACGCTGGCCATGGTGTTCGTCGCGCTGATCACGCGCATCACGCGGGCCAGCCTGCTGGATGTGCTGGGCGAAGACTTCGTGCGCACGGCCAGGGCCAAGGGCGTCACCGAACGCTTCGTGCTGTTTCGCCACGCGCTGCGCAACGCCGCGATTCCCATCGTCACGATTGTCGGGGTGGCGCTGACCACGCTGATCAGCGGCGTCGTGGTGACCGAGACCATCTTCAACATCGCCGGCGTCGGCCGCCTGATCGTGGATTCCGTGCTTGCCCGGGACTACCCCGTGGTGCAGGGAACCATCCTGTTCTTCTCGTTCATCTACGTCTTCGTCAACCTGCTGATCGACATGGCGTATGTCGTCCTCGATCCCCGCATCCGCTATTGA
- a CDS encoding RidA family protein, producing MDAVSSLCTAESRLIAAGWRLPAAPVPRGAYAPYHLAVVTGATLVCVSGQASRRDGTPIVGICGHGADMDAARAACAQAALSALSALRQACGGNLDRVRAVLQLRGYLRSEAEFEDHSAVLDGASQVLETAFPHMPRPARSAVGVTSLPGRSWAEIEISALLDDPG from the coding sequence ATGGATGCGGTAAGCAGCCTCTGTACGGCCGAGTCGCGGCTAATCGCGGCGGGCTGGCGCCTGCCCGCCGCGCCCGTTCCGCGCGGCGCCTATGCGCCCTACCACCTGGCAGTCGTGACCGGCGCAACGCTGGTGTGCGTCAGCGGCCAGGCCAGCCGGCGGGACGGCACACCCATCGTCGGTATATGCGGGCATGGCGCCGATATGGACGCGGCCCGCGCGGCATGCGCGCAGGCTGCACTGAGCGCGCTGAGCGCCCTGCGCCAGGCCTGCGGCGGCAACTTGGACCGCGTGCGCGCCGTCCTGCAGTTGCGCGGCTATCTGCGCAGCGAGGCGGAATTCGAAGACCACAGCGCGGTGCTGGACGGCGCATCACAAGTGCTGGAGACCGCATTCCCGCACATGCCGCGTCCGGCGCGCAGCGCGGTGGGCGTGACCAGCCTGCCGGGCCGCAGCTGGGCCGAAATCGAAATCAGCGCGCTGCTGGACGACCCCGGCTGA
- a CDS encoding Bug family tripartite tricarboxylate transporter substrate binding protein translates to MIRTLPSALLAAALLTLPLASALAEPAWPDKPITLIVPFPAGGGTDLVVRTLQPALTRELKQTVIIQNAGGAGGTVGSGQAARAKPDGYTALAVTTSTTALAAHLYKNLPYKPAQDLDYIGFIGTSPYVLAVQPALKAATLAELVGALKARRVGTYASVGAGTVSHLLGEMFKKDEKLDLTHVPYRGAAPAYTDLIGGQVDIMFDNPVGLAPFVQSGKLIAVATTSATPILPNVPTFAAQGMPAYTQSLWYGLAFPKGTPPAIVEKMNLALNTALRDPAIAADLAAKGVDVKPGTAEALTQTVSHDLAFWGDLITKTGVQFD, encoded by the coding sequence ATGATTCGCACACTTCCGTCGGCGTTGCTTGCCGCCGCCCTCCTTACCCTGCCGCTTGCCAGCGCCCTGGCCGAGCCCGCCTGGCCGGACAAGCCCATTACCCTGATCGTCCCCTTCCCGGCCGGCGGCGGCACGGACCTGGTGGTGCGCACGTTGCAGCCGGCGCTGACGCGCGAACTGAAGCAGACCGTGATCATCCAGAATGCCGGCGGCGCGGGCGGAACCGTGGGCTCCGGCCAAGCGGCCCGCGCCAAGCCGGACGGCTACACCGCGCTGGCGGTCACGACCAGCACCACCGCGCTTGCCGCCCACCTGTACAAGAATCTGCCGTACAAGCCGGCCCAGGATTTGGATTACATCGGCTTCATCGGGACGTCGCCCTATGTGCTGGCGGTGCAGCCCGCCCTGAAGGCAGCCACACTTGCCGAACTGGTCGGGGCGCTGAAAGCGCGCCGCGTCGGCACGTATGCCTCGGTGGGCGCCGGCACGGTGTCGCACCTGCTGGGCGAGATGTTCAAGAAGGACGAGAAACTGGATCTGACGCACGTTCCCTATCGTGGCGCGGCGCCCGCCTACACGGATCTGATCGGCGGTCAGGTCGACATCATGTTCGACAATCCCGTGGGCCTGGCGCCCTTCGTGCAGAGCGGCAAGCTGATTGCGGTGGCGACCACCAGCGCCACCCCCATCCTGCCCAACGTCCCCACGTTCGCGGCCCAGGGCATGCCGGCCTACACGCAATCGCTCTGGTATGGCCTGGCCTTTCCCAAGGGCACGCCGCCGGCCATCGTGGAAAAGATGAACCTTGCCCTGAACACGGCGCTGCGGGACCCGGCCATTGCCGCCGACCTGGCCGCCAAGGGCGTCGACGTCAAACCCGGCACGGCCGAGGCGCTGACCCAAACCGTCTCACACGACCTCGCCTTCTGGGGCGACCTCATCACCAAGACCGGAGTCCAGTTTGACTGA